A region of the Pseudomonas anguilliseptica genome:
ACCCAGCTCGCCCTCCAAGAGGCAGCGGCCGTTTTCGAGCGCTGGGTGCCTGTCAAGGTTATCGCTGGCATGGACACCAAAAGCATCGCGGCCTTTCTGTCCTTTATCTACAACGTCGGCCCAGGCAAACCGGGAGTAAAAGACGGCTTTGTCTGGCTCAAGAATGGACGTCACTCGACCATGCTGCTGCACCTCCAGGCCGGGCGTGTCCAGCCGGCCTGCGCACAACTCAGCTACTGGGTGAGCGCTGGCGGTCGCAAGTTCCGTGGGCTTGAGCGCCGCCGTGCTGCTGAACGCCAACTTTGCGAGGCCGCCCTATGAGTTGGGCAAGCCTGCTGCGCCCGCTGGTGCCGTTGCTGCTGATCGCCGCTTTGTTCTGGCTGCATGACTCAATGCTCCAGGACGCCCACGACGCGGGCTTTGCCCAAGCCAAAAGCGATGGCGACTTGGCCCTAGAAAAGCTGCGTCTGGAACATGCCGAGGCACAACTCGACCTGGCACGGCATGCCGTTTCCAGTGCCAAAGCCGCCGCTAAAAAGCTGCTCGATGAGCAAGCCCGCAACGACAAATTGGCCGCCGACCTGGCCGAGCAGCAGCGCACCCACCGCACCACCACCGACCGCCTCACAGGGGAGATTGCCCGTGTTAACGACCTCTATCGCGATGCCCTTGATGCGCCGCCTAAGCCTCTGCCTGCTTGCGTATTCACTGCTGGCTGGGTGCGCGTTTATGACGAAGCAACCGGAGCCACAGCGCCTGCCACCACAGATACCAGCCGAGCTACTGCGCAAGTCGCCGAAGGTAAAGCCGCTGAGCAACTCGATTCAGGCATCAGCCAGCGCGCAGTCCTGGAACACCACGTCAGCTACGCCGAGCAGTGCCGCAACACCTCCGCGCAGTTGGACCTTCTGATCGACGCCGTACAGGGGAAGCACTAATGCAAATGGACTTTGTGGAGGCTGTCGGTTGGGCGTTAACCCTACTGGGCATTTTCACCACGTTGATGTTCGGCCTAGTCAAGCTGCTGCTCGCGCAGTTCGAGAAGCGCCTGGCCGAGAGCTTTGCCGCACAGGACAAAGCGCGCCAGGAAGCGGGCAAGCACTGGGACGATAACTTTACCAAGGTGCTGGAGCGCCAGGACAAAGACGCCGAGGCAGTCAGAAGCCTGGAGCATTCCTTCCTGCGCTTCCAGGCCGAACTGCCTTTGCAGTACGTGCGGCGCGAAGACTACGTGCGAAACCAGACAGTGCTGGAAGCCAAGATCGACAGAGTGTTTACCAGGCTCGAATTAATCCAGGAGCGGAGCAATAAACAATGATCCCAATCGACGTAGCAAAAGTTCGCCGCGAATCCATGCGCTGGTACATCTTG
Encoded here:
- a CDS encoding lysozyme produces the protein MGIKTRIALAIVAATPVVALYEGRNLLAHLDPVGIPTICEGWTRGVRLGDVATDAECDQKTQLALQEAAAVFERWVPVKVIAGMDTKSIAAFLSFIYNVGPGKPGVKDGFVWLKNGRHSTMLLHLQAGRVQPACAQLSYWVSAGGRKFRGLERRRAAERQLCEAAL